A stretch of Fulvia fulva chromosome 4, complete sequence DNA encodes these proteins:
- a CDS encoding putative thiol methyltransferase 2 — protein MRKLRILAIITSRRLVAAQIPLPSGIRRTGVSCAHNHLATRSFSTAGRTTTPLKPVNRPFLQAGDVLKLDDSEIMAGTFPQDAREKLRQQFLDQPEEDLTKKWDEAWQKKQTPWDKNGPSLALKDAIADKHEIFGSATKDDSSQTRKRALVPGCGSGYDVFLLASLGYDTYGLDAAPTAVEAAKRIQNEVPADERYAVHNAKTGRGEANVLLQDFFKDDFQEETGGADFDVIFDYTFLCALPPDLRPRWAKRMSQLLGPTGNLICLEWPLGKDPKQGGPPHGVTPELFEQLLRRPGEQVKYDEAGVVVQDQSNGQSDAALVKVERFLPSRTHESTKGNDHVSIWQHLHSSNGKATL, from the coding sequence ATGCGGAAGCTTCGTATCCTGGCCATCATAACCTCACGTCGACTTGTCGCAGCACAAATACCCCTGCCGTCTGGTATCCGTCGTACTGGAGTCTCTTGCGCACACAATCATCTCGCAACAAGATCATTCTCTACTGCCGGCAGGACGACGACACCACTCAAGCCAGTCAATCGACCTTTCTTACAAGCAGGCGACGTACTGAAGCTCGACGACAGTGAGATCATGGCAGGCACTTTCCCGCAAGATGCTCGTGAGAAGCTTCGACAGCAGTTCCTGGATCAGCCCGAGGAGGATCTGACGAAGAAATGGGACGAGGCATGGCAAAAGAAGCAGACGCCATGGGACAAGAACGGCCCCAGTCTTGCTTTGAAGGATGCCATCGCCGATAAACATGAGATCTTTGGCTCAGCGACTAAGGACGACAGCTCCCAGACTCGAAAGAGGGCACTCGTGCCCGGCTGCGGAAGTGGCTACGATGTCTTCTTGTTGGCATCGCTAGGCTATGACACCTACGGCCTCGACGCAGCGCCCACAGCTGTCGAGGCTGCTAAGCGAATCCAGAATGAGGTGCCAGCAGACGAGCGATACGCCGTTCACAATGCCAAAACTGGTCGTGGCGAGGCGAACGTGCTCCTCCAGGACTTCTTCAAAGATGACTTCCAGGAGGAGACTGGTGGTGCAGACTTTGATGTCATCTTCGACTACACCTTCTTATGTGCGTTGCCGCCAGACCTGAGACCGCGCTGGGCAAAGCGGATGAGCCAGCTGCTTGGCCCTACTGGGAATCTTATCTGTCTGGAGTGGCCGTTGGGCAAGGACCCGAAGCAAGGTGGACCACCTCACGGAGTGACGCCTGAGCTCTTCGAACAGCTGCTCCGTCGACCTGGTGAGCAAGTGAAGTATGACGAAGCTGGGGTCGTCGTGCAGGATCAGAGCAATGGCCAGAGCGATGCTGCACTCGTCAAGGTCGAGCGCTTCTTGCCGAGTCGAACTCATGAATCGACGAAGGGTAATGATCATGTCTCGATCTGGCAGCATCTGCACAGCTCAAATGGGAAAGCGACGCTGTGA
- a CDS encoding MFS transporter OpS2, producing the protein MAIDQEEGVETGSVEKDLDRTDPDSPSDAESPLPSRTHTAITKEPDITTTAAPPSNTEDILKLPHRGRQESHATRATSHSSRSSQDSQRTVSENHYDHQIPPHHTRSRSCAQSSAPSVRPTAIKVPKSERRGLLARFCVIDEVTNAWDYTKRMKWIVTAIVALAGAAAPMGSSIVLPALIDIAADFNSTATIVNLSVAMYMLSMSIFPLWWSSFSETLGRRTIYVVSFFLFLVFNILGAVSTSIGMFVVMRVLSGGAAASVQAVGAGTIADVWETKERGRAMGMFYLGPLCGPLLSPILGGVLAQTLGWRSAQWFLAIFAGLLWIFVVLCLPETLRKRRSLAAEAEQQAAMAEEVFDEKGNPRPTLNRTTTTQSVHIKTKKYLVMARRVFIDPLRIVLYLQFPAVAILVLYASVAFGALYILNVSVQQTFSAAPYHYGSIIVGCLYIPNSAGYFLSSVFGGRWVDRIMHREARKAGRYDEKGRLQFIPEDRMKENAWLGAIVFPCALFAYGWFAEKGINVAAPLVANFFFGIGSMLIFALVTTMLTEFMPRKASSGIALNNFVRNIFSCVGSVVTEPLIVAIGNRWLFLGLGVVAIVAGCLTIWAMKRFGPQWRISMDKRIEKAMGD; encoded by the exons ATGGCCATAGACCAAGAGGAAGGCGTCGAGACAGGCTCTGTGGAGAAAGACCTTGATAGAACCGATCCAGACTCTCCCTCAGATGCAGAGTCACCCCTTCCCAGCAGAACGCACACAGCCATCACGAAGGAACCCGACATAACAACCACCGCAGCACCACCTTCAAACACCGAAGACATCCTCAAACTGCCCCACCGCGGCCGTCAAGAATCACACGCAACCCGCGCAACCTCGCACTCTTCCCGCTCGTCCCAGGACTCCCAACGCACAGTCTCCGAAAACCACTACGACCACCAAATTCCACCCCATCACACTCGCTCACGTAGCTGCGCCCAATCCAGCGCCCCTTCAGTGCGCCCAACCGCCATCAAAGTCCCCAAATCCGAGCGCCGCGGCCTCCTCGCCCGGTTCTGCGTGATTGACGAAGTAACCAACGCCTGGGACTACACGAAGCGCATGAAATGGATTGTCACAGCAATCGTCGCGTTAGCAGGTGCAGCCGCACCCATGGGTTCCTCCATCGTGCTGCCGGCGCTTATCGATATTGCTGCGGACTTCAACAGTACAGCCACGATAGTAAATTTGAGCGTGGCGATGTACATGCTGTCCATGTCAATTTTTCCGTTATGGTGGAGTTCTTTTAGCGAGACGCTGGGGCGGAGGACGATTTACGTTGTCAGTTTCTTCTTGTTCTTGGTTTTCAACATTCTGGGGGCGGTCAGTACGAGTATTGGGATGTTTGTGGTTATGAGGGTACTGAGTGGTGGAGCGGCGGCGAGTGTGCAGGCTGTTGGCGCGGGGACCATTGCAGATGTGTGGGAGACGAAGGAGAGGGGCAGAGCCATGGGAATGTTCTATCTGGGACCGCTG TGCGGACCTCTTCTCTCGCCAATCCTGGGTGGTGTACTGGCGCAAACGCTGGGTTGGAGATCTGCCCAGTGGTTCCTGGCCATATTCGCTGGTCTTTTATGGATCTTCGTCGTTCTTTGCTTGCCAGAGACCTTGCGGAAGCGCAGATCCCTAGCAGCTGAGGCCGAGCAACAAGCTGCCATGGCCGAGGAAGTTTTCGATGAGAAGGGCAACCCGAGACCTACGCTGAATCGGACGACTACGACACAATCAGTGCACATCAAGACGAAGAAGTATCTGGTGATGGCGAGGCGAGTCTTCATTGATCCACTCCGGATCGTGCTCTATCTGCAATTTCCTGCCGTGGCGATCTTGGTGTTGTACGCGTCAGTGGCATTCGGTGCACTGTACATCCTTAATGTCAGCGTGCAACAGACCTTCTCGGCGGCTCCTTATCACTACGGCAGTATCATTGTCGGTTGCCTTTACATACCAAACAGCGCGGGCTACTTCCTCTCGAGCGTGTTCGGCGGCAGGTGGGTCGATCGCATCATGCATCGCGAAGCTAGAAAAGCCGGTCGTTACGACGAAAAAGGGCGGCTGCAATTCATTCCGGAAGACAGGATGAAAGAAAACGCGTGGTTGGGCGCTATCGTCTTTCCGTGTGCTCTGTTCGCTTACGGTTGGTTTGCAGAGAAGGGGATCAATGTTGCTGCGCCATTGGtagcaaacttcttctttGGCATAGGATCGATGCTGATCTTCGCGCTGGTGACGACCATGCTCACGGAGTTCATGCCAAGGAAAGCTTCGAGTGGCATAGCCCTCAACAACTTCGTGAGGAACATCTTCTCCTGCGTAGGATCAGTAGTGACCGAGCCACTGATAGTTGCCATCGGCAATAGATGGCTCTTCCTAGGACTGGGAGTCGTAGCGATCGTGGCTGGATGTCTCACCATTTGGGCCATGAAGCGATTTGGTCCACAATGGAGGATATCAATGGATAAGCGCATCGAAAAGGCGATGGGCGATTGA